One segment of Streptomyces sp. NBC_00576 DNA contains the following:
- a CDS encoding class I SAM-dependent methyltransferase, producing the protein MNDRTTSHDRVLAQRNAEGLMFLIEAARDLRTTGAVAPSGKALAHVLTEPVRAQAPHPLAVLEAGAGTGPVTRALIPQLSRGSHLDIVEANPRFAERLRGLVTTHPHLTATSAQVNVHQTYVEQLDTDQRYDVIVSGLPLTNFTPAQVERIMARYMELLHPGGTLTYFAYLGTRRARALTASRAEARRHAAVDEIMATYQRTYATGRWTVWANLPPAYVWHLQRPLVSADLVEPRSHGASR; encoded by the coding sequence ATGAACGACCGGACCACCTCCCACGACCGTGTCCTGGCGCAGCGCAACGCCGAAGGCTTGATGTTCCTGATCGAAGCCGCCCGTGATCTGCGCACCACGGGTGCCGTAGCCCCCAGCGGCAAGGCCCTGGCCCATGTGCTCACCGAACCCGTACGGGCCCAGGCGCCCCACCCGCTGGCAGTCCTGGAAGCCGGCGCCGGCACCGGCCCGGTCACCCGGGCCCTGATACCCCAGCTGTCCCGGGGCAGCCACCTGGACATCGTCGAGGCCAACCCGCGTTTCGCCGAGAGACTGCGCGGTCTCGTCACCACGCACCCGCACCTGACAGCCACCTCTGCGCAGGTGAACGTGCATCAGACCTACGTCGAGCAGCTCGACACCGACCAGCGGTACGACGTCATCGTCTCCGGGCTGCCCCTGACCAACTTCACGCCCGCGCAGGTCGAGCGCATCATGGCCCGCTACATGGAACTCCTCCACCCCGGCGGCACGCTGACCTACTTCGCCTACCTCGGCACCCGCAGGGCCCGTGCCCTGACGGCATCGCGAGCGGAAGCCCGCCGCCACGCCGCTGTGGACGAGATCATGGCCACCTACCAGCGCACCTACGCCACGGGCCGCTGGACGGTCTGGGCCAACCTTCCCCCCGCCTACGTCTGGCATCTGCAGCGACCCCTCGTCTCCGCGGACCTGGTCGAGCCGCGGTCGCACGGGGCGAGTCGGTGA
- a CDS encoding sensor histidine kinase, translating to MSIIARLSSWAWADRTHPWVRRWGVPLFCASLGMPSVLASAGGSGVAEELALTVALTAPLLWRERRPMLVFAVTSATAVLTAYTGALHGANASGDVARLVALFNVGRFAAPGQLLIALAVSLAQLVAWAAGLWGDTQTEYATRPEPLILLGMVTVTAIAGLGLAARLVNVVIAALQKEKDQQARLAVAQERARVSKEMHDILGHTLAVIVGLADGAAGLTEAKPQRGAEILRIIADSGRGALAELRRLLAVIGDDNDRPHEAPLAPQPGVADLGPLIERVRAAGPSVTLSTDGDPSALAPGLQLAVYRIIQEALTNTLKYAAADTSSSVRVTVGAGTVHVDVEDTGPLRAPRSRRQSTGNGRGLIGMRERAAIYQGQVTAGPNREGGWSVHARLLITPPSP from the coding sequence GTGTCCATCATCGCTCGGCTGTCTTCCTGGGCGTGGGCGGACCGGACCCATCCCTGGGTCCGGCGGTGGGGCGTCCCGCTGTTCTGCGCCTCCCTGGGCATGCCGTCCGTCCTCGCCTCCGCCGGCGGATCCGGAGTCGCCGAGGAGCTGGCCCTCACCGTCGCCCTGACCGCGCCGCTGCTGTGGCGGGAGCGCAGGCCCATGCTGGTCTTCGCGGTCACCTCTGCCACCGCTGTGCTGACGGCCTACACAGGGGCCCTTCACGGTGCCAACGCCAGCGGCGACGTCGCACGCCTCGTGGCCCTGTTCAACGTGGGCCGCTTCGCCGCCCCCGGCCAACTGCTCATCGCCCTGGCCGTCTCCCTGGCGCAGCTCGTCGCCTGGGCCGCCGGGCTGTGGGGCGACACTCAGACGGAGTACGCCACCCGCCCGGAACCTCTCATCCTGCTGGGGATGGTGACGGTGACGGCCATCGCCGGCCTCGGCCTCGCCGCCCGCCTGGTGAACGTCGTCATCGCCGCCCTGCAGAAGGAGAAGGACCAGCAGGCCCGCCTCGCTGTCGCCCAGGAACGCGCCCGCGTCTCGAAGGAGATGCACGACATCCTGGGGCACACTCTCGCCGTCATCGTCGGCCTCGCCGACGGCGCCGCCGGCCTGACCGAGGCAAAGCCCCAGCGCGGTGCCGAGATCCTACGGATCATCGCTGACAGCGGCCGCGGCGCCCTCGCCGAACTGCGTCGACTCCTCGCCGTCATCGGCGACGACAACGACCGGCCGCACGAGGCCCCGCTCGCTCCGCAACCCGGCGTCGCCGACCTCGGCCCGCTGATCGAACGCGTCCGCGCCGCCGGTCCCAGCGTCACCCTCAGCACCGACGGCGACCCCAGCGCGCTGGCCCCCGGCCTCCAGCTCGCCGTCTATCGCATCATCCAGGAAGCTCTCACCAACACCCTCAAGTACGCCGCCGCCGACACCTCCAGCAGCGTCCGGGTGACCGTGGGGGCCGGCACGGTCCACGTCGACGTCGAGGACACCGGCCCTCTCCGCGCACCCCGCTCCCGAAGGCAGAGCACCGGAAACGGCCGCGGCCTGATCGGCATGCGCGAACGAGCGGCCATCTACCAGGGCCAGGTAACCGCCGGACCCAACCGTGAAGGCGGCTGGAGCGTCCACGCCCGTCTCCTGATCACCCCGCCCTCCCCCTAG
- a CDS encoding response regulator transcription factor, translating to MIRTMIVDDDALVRLGLADLLDGDPGIEVVAQAPDGLKAIELATAHRIDVALVDVRMPRMDGITATARLRALPHPPKVIILTTFDLDEYVYNALAAGADGFLLKDTDPAEILRAVHLVASGSAMLHPTAARRLIDRYHAANQPEATAAKARLDRLTPRERDVLTLLAHGDTNADIATRLAMRESTVKAHVSRVLTTLEVTNRVQAALLARDAGLTG from the coding sequence ATGATCCGCACCATGATCGTCGATGACGACGCCCTGGTCCGCCTCGGCCTGGCCGACCTCCTGGACGGCGACCCCGGCATCGAGGTCGTCGCCCAGGCCCCCGACGGCCTGAAGGCCATCGAACTGGCCACCGCCCACCGCATCGACGTCGCCCTCGTCGACGTACGCATGCCCCGCATGGACGGCATCACCGCCACCGCTCGCCTGCGAGCCCTCCCCCACCCGCCGAAGGTGATCATCCTGACCACCTTCGACCTCGACGAGTACGTCTACAACGCCCTCGCCGCCGGAGCCGACGGCTTCCTGCTCAAGGACACCGACCCCGCCGAAATACTGCGCGCCGTCCACCTGGTGGCCTCCGGCTCGGCCATGCTCCACCCCACCGCGGCCCGCCGCCTCATCGACCGCTACCACGCGGCCAACCAGCCCGAAGCAACCGCCGCCAAAGCCCGGCTGGACCGGCTCACACCCCGCGAACGCGACGTACTCACCCTGCTCGCCCACGGCGACACCAACGCCGACATCGCCACCCGCCTCGCCATGCGCGAGAGCACCGTCAAGGCACATGTCAGCCGTGTCCTGACCACGCTGGAAGTCACCAACCGCGTCCAGGCCGCCCTGCTGGCCCGCGACGCGGGACTCACAGGCTGA
- a CDS encoding sensor histidine kinase, producing MTQVSSRESRRWAASGRASLVVLCVLAAVLNDVAVQGRYLAAVIATALVCGAALLVPRLRWPAAPLLVTVATAWWGSLLLPMLAVALYDLAVDRRARMAVGCGVAALGANLFSYRATSLWTGQSYASTVVLPVLAVLVGLWLGSRRRLLLALAADVEHLSVEAQLREEAARIAERARIAAEMHDVLAHRLSLIALHTGVLATKSDTLPAPVAERLGLLRTTSVEALTDLRDVLGVLRDPDATPTSAALTPMMREVGELADEARAAGQHIELTTDGLPEQAPTTHRLAVYRIVQEALTNARKHADGAPVTVRIDYGPPATLVEVTNPPGTPRTDTVGSGYGLIGLRERVTALGGHLNSGPAGAGAWRLAARIPHPAGIEQNGTRT from the coding sequence ATGACCCAGGTGAGCAGCAGAGAAAGCCGCAGATGGGCGGCCTCCGGGCGTGCGTCGCTCGTGGTGTTGTGCGTGCTGGCCGCCGTGCTCAACGACGTGGCGGTCCAGGGGCGCTACCTGGCCGCCGTCATAGCCACAGCGCTGGTGTGCGGAGCGGCCCTGCTCGTGCCCCGGCTGCGATGGCCCGCTGCACCGTTGCTGGTCACCGTGGCCACGGCATGGTGGGGATCGTTGCTGTTGCCCATGCTGGCAGTCGCCCTGTACGACCTGGCGGTGGACCGCCGGGCGCGGATGGCGGTGGGCTGTGGTGTCGCCGCGCTGGGCGCCAACCTGTTCAGCTACCGGGCCACCTCCCTGTGGACGGGCCAGTCCTACGCGTCCACGGTGGTCCTGCCGGTTCTGGCCGTGCTCGTCGGGCTGTGGCTGGGCAGTCGGCGCCGCCTGCTCCTGGCGCTGGCAGCCGACGTCGAGCACCTGAGCGTCGAGGCGCAGCTGCGCGAGGAGGCGGCCCGCATCGCGGAACGGGCACGTATCGCCGCCGAGATGCACGACGTACTGGCCCACCGCCTGAGCCTGATCGCCCTGCACACCGGTGTCCTGGCCACCAAGAGCGACACACTGCCCGCACCGGTCGCCGAACGCCTCGGACTGCTGCGCACGACGTCCGTCGAGGCACTCACAGATCTGCGCGACGTTCTCGGTGTGTTGCGCGACCCCGACGCCACGCCAACCAGCGCCGCCCTCACGCCGATGATGAGGGAAGTAGGCGAACTGGCCGACGAGGCCCGCGCCGCCGGCCAGCACATCGAACTGACCACCGACGGCCTTCCCGAGCAGGCTCCCACCACCCACCGTCTGGCCGTGTACCGCATCGTCCAGGAAGCGCTGACCAATGCCCGCAAGCACGCCGACGGTGCTCCGGTGACCGTACGCATCGACTACGGGCCGCCCGCCACCCTCGTCGAGGTCACCAACCCCCCTGGCACTCCCCGCACGGACACCGTCGGCAGCGGCTACGGACTCATCGGCCTGCGCGAACGCGTCACCGCCCTCGGCGGACACCTCAACTCCGGACCGGCCGGCGCGGGCGCCTGGCGGCTGGCCGCACGCATCCCCCACCCCGCCGGCATCGAACAGAACGGCACCCGCACATGA
- a CDS encoding thioredoxin family protein, which yields MPLVTTVTEHELDDTLNASPVPVVLYVYADWCGPCKTLGPIVEDISAELGDRLRVLKIDYDQAEQARRKYAIDAVPTLLVTVGGAPVARILGGMEKDELLAQLRPLLGMPSAGEDTPASPRETGVADPTPEGWKARGPRLLTFPDTLPGRIGVFPSWTPDPKLVGPAHGTIEVPADRIVWLLLNQTGADPMDLRFLRQLPAHGIDRLTIRASAVTGSGLADVAHLTDLSRLTVQVKHLSQPASYSGQLADLRQVDELRLDMPEANDRMITDVAGLPRLRELYLCSEAVTDAGVAQLARARVLRSLYLDAHLATDAALAELADANLPELTDLGICLPDTTDAGLTHLATLTRLRSLTVTAPKVTSAGLRLLARMQHLTSLHLYNTPVDDGLLDALGALSGLTSLSIVHHTEEVASQVSDVAWLRLRSAAPAITINGVWLAPQAVQHILDTAV from the coding sequence TTGCCCCTCGTCACCACCGTCACCGAGCACGAGCTCGACGACACACTCAATGCCTCGCCGGTTCCGGTAGTGCTGTACGTCTACGCCGACTGGTGCGGGCCCTGCAAGACCCTGGGGCCGATCGTGGAGGACATCTCCGCCGAACTCGGCGACAGGTTGCGCGTACTGAAGATCGACTACGACCAGGCCGAGCAGGCCCGGAGGAAGTACGCCATCGACGCCGTCCCGACGCTTCTTGTGACAGTCGGCGGTGCGCCGGTCGCGAGGATCCTCGGCGGCATGGAGAAGGACGAACTGCTCGCCCAGCTCCGCCCGCTGCTCGGTATGCCCTCGGCCGGCGAGGACACACCGGCGAGTCCTCGGGAAACCGGGGTCGCCGACCCGACACCTGAGGGCTGGAAGGCCCGCGGCCCCCGCCTGCTCACCTTCCCCGACACCTTGCCGGGGAGAATCGGCGTGTTTCCGAGCTGGACCCCCGACCCGAAACTGGTTGGCCCCGCACACGGCACCATCGAGGTGCCCGCCGATCGGATCGTGTGGCTCCTCCTCAACCAGACCGGGGCAGATCCCATGGACCTGCGGTTCCTGCGGCAGCTCCCGGCCCACGGCATAGACCGGCTGACGATCCGGGCCTCGGCCGTCACAGGGTCCGGGCTGGCCGATGTCGCACACCTGACCGATCTGAGCAGACTCACCGTTCAGGTGAAGCATCTGTCCCAACCCGCGTCGTACTCCGGCCAGTTGGCAGATCTCCGGCAGGTCGACGAGCTCAGGCTGGACATGCCGGAAGCCAACGACAGGATGATCACCGACGTGGCGGGCCTGCCCCGGCTACGCGAGCTGTACCTCTGCTCGGAGGCTGTCACCGACGCCGGCGTTGCCCAACTCGCCCGCGCCAGGGTCCTGCGCAGCCTGTACCTGGACGCGCACCTGGCCACCGATGCGGCGCTGGCCGAGCTTGCCGACGCGAACCTTCCCGAACTCACCGATCTCGGAATTTGCCTGCCCGATACGACGGACGCCGGCCTCACCCACCTGGCCACGCTCACCCGGCTCCGGTCGCTGACCGTCACCGCGCCGAAGGTCACCTCCGCGGGCCTGCGACTCCTGGCACGGATGCAGCACCTGACCTCTCTCCACCTGTACAACACGCCCGTCGACGACGGCCTTCTGGATGCCCTTGGGGCGCTCTCCGGCCTCACCTCCCTGAGCATCGTGCACCACACCGAGGAGGTCGCCTCTCAGGTCAGCGATGTCGCCTGGCTACGGCTCCGCAGCGCGGCGCCGGCCATCACGATCAACGGTGTCTGGCTGGCACCGCAGGCAGTGCAGCACATCCTGGACACCGCCGTCTGA
- a CDS encoding DedA family protein yields MNALSDILGHLSPAAAYTVVAAAVLAESVLLIGAFVPTLTLLLTAGALARTGQVNLLLVVAAAAGAVVAGDFLAHRTGRYLGDRLRGGQMGRRVPDAAWGRAETLMTRHGGRAVFVARFLPVVRTLAPHSAGATRLPYRRIAPYSVVAACVWAAAEAGVGYAAATSLQRVLTLGGPALALVALLAIGGSLLWRRRRRPSPPTQEPASEPATKSSGHVQAGLTRPAS; encoded by the coding sequence GTGAACGCGCTCTCCGACATCCTCGGCCACCTCTCGCCGGCCGCGGCGTACACGGTGGTGGCCGCCGCTGTCCTGGCCGAGTCGGTCCTTCTGATCGGTGCTTTCGTCCCAACGCTGACCCTGCTCCTGACCGCCGGCGCCCTGGCCCGCACGGGTCAGGTCAACCTTCTCCTCGTCGTCGCAGCCGCAGCCGGCGCCGTGGTGGCGGGTGACTTCCTCGCCCACCGCACCGGCAGGTACCTCGGTGACCGGCTGCGCGGCGGCCAGATGGGCCGTCGCGTTCCGGATGCCGCGTGGGGCCGGGCCGAGACGCTGATGACGCGCCACGGTGGCCGAGCGGTCTTCGTGGCCCGCTTCCTGCCGGTGGTGCGCACCCTCGCCCCGCACTCCGCGGGCGCCACCCGCCTGCCCTACCGGCGTATCGCTCCGTACAGCGTCGTCGCCGCTTGTGTGTGGGCCGCCGCGGAAGCGGGTGTCGGATACGCCGCCGCGACCTCTCTCCAGCGCGTTCTCACGCTGGGCGGCCCTGCCCTCGCCCTGGTCGCTCTGCTGGCGATCGGTGGCTCGCTGCTGTGGCGAAGAAGGCGCCGCCCGTCTCCTCCGACCCAGGAACCGGCGTCCGAGCCCGCCACGAAGTCCTCCGGCCATGTTCAGGCAGGCCTGACGAGGCCGGCGTCGTAG
- a CDS encoding response regulator transcription factor: MPTVLIVNEQKLQRLGYRLLLDSEPDLRPVGEAACGAEAVRMTTALRPDVVLMHILEPTTDSIDTVRRIARDSRLHSHVLVLAPVELDEYAWAALRAGADALLPENTAPHELTAAIRAVAAGGAVIPPNLTRRLIDIVRRRSPASTPPPAQRLGTLTQRERQVLGALASGWSTTEIAEHLSIAPTTVKSYACRIRAKIGAHSRVQAVAFAYESGLIAPHTTRSALPPPDRARTDPATQTVDRQALSQP, from the coding sequence ATGCCCACCGTTCTCATCGTCAACGAACAGAAGCTGCAACGCCTCGGCTACCGCCTCCTGCTGGACTCCGAGCCAGACCTGAGGCCGGTCGGCGAGGCGGCCTGCGGTGCCGAAGCGGTCCGCATGACCACCGCGCTCCGCCCGGACGTCGTCCTCATGCACATCCTCGAACCCACCACGGACTCGATCGACACCGTGCGCCGCATCGCGCGCGACAGCCGGCTCCACTCTCACGTTCTGGTGCTCGCCCCTGTCGAACTCGACGAATACGCCTGGGCCGCACTTCGGGCAGGCGCTGACGCACTGCTTCCGGAAAACACCGCCCCGCACGAGCTCACCGCCGCCATCCGCGCGGTCGCGGCCGGCGGCGCCGTCATCCCGCCGAACCTCACCCGTCGGCTCATCGACATCGTCCGACGACGGTCACCCGCCTCCACGCCCCCTCCAGCACAGCGACTCGGCACACTCACCCAACGTGAACGACAGGTGCTTGGCGCCCTGGCCTCCGGCTGGAGCACCACCGAGATCGCCGAACACCTGTCCATCGCCCCGACCACCGTCAAGTCCTACGCCTGCCGGATCCGCGCCAAGATCGGCGCCCACAGTCGCGTCCAGGCCGTTGCCTTCGCCTACGAGTCGGGCCTGATCGCACCGCACACCACTCGCTCGGCGCTCCCCCCGCCCGACCGCGCTCGCACCGACCCCGCAACCCAGACCGTGGACCGCCAGGCCCTGTCGCAGCCGTGA
- a CDS encoding M16 family metallopeptidase yields the protein MTLSARVPRPVSGPAAAWKFPAVHRTTLRSGLRVVRYDLPGQLLAAAVLVLDVPPEIEPEDREGIATIMSRTLDEGTARRDNSVFAAEMDRLGASYSASVNTAGIQLNLEAPARFFGPALGLLAEAATEPTFPAAEVERHVQQRLGELEQERAVASSLAGTERLAACFEQDSRYSRPVGGRAESVRRIDRDAVELFYLRWVAAERATLVLAGDFQGVDVERAAETAFGAWGAKAAAALVSDQHPRAAAASLVIADRPGAVQSQLAFGLKAPDRRTPHWADLMVAARVLGGGVNSRLSASLREDKGYTYGIHAGFTSLRRGGLFSIDTPVQTDATAPAVDEVLAVTEKFCVDGPTRAECAEAVDFMTGIHPLRHETARAIAASAAMQAAFNLGDSYLDDLQDALRAVTPASAAAAFRDHVDPADLTLVVAGDAAVISSALSSTTGREAKVISV from the coding sequence ATGACACTGTCGGCCCGGGTGCCGCGCCCGGTCTCGGGGCCGGCGGCAGCATGGAAGTTCCCCGCCGTCCACCGCACCACTCTGCGCTCCGGCCTGCGGGTCGTCCGCTACGACCTGCCCGGCCAACTCCTGGCGGCTGCTGTTCTGGTGCTGGACGTGCCACCGGAGATCGAGCCGGAGGACCGTGAGGGCATAGCGACCATCATGTCCCGGACCCTCGATGAGGGGACCGCACGCCGCGACAACTCCGTCTTCGCGGCGGAAATGGACCGCCTCGGCGCCTCGTACTCGGCGTCGGTGAACACCGCAGGCATCCAGCTGAACCTGGAGGCCCCGGCTCGGTTCTTCGGCCCTGCCCTCGGCCTGCTCGCCGAGGCGGCGACCGAGCCGACGTTCCCGGCCGCCGAGGTCGAGCGGCATGTGCAGCAGCGTCTGGGGGAGTTGGAGCAGGAACGGGCGGTCGCGTCGAGCCTGGCCGGGACGGAGCGGCTGGCGGCGTGCTTCGAGCAGGACAGCAGGTACTCGCGTCCAGTCGGCGGTCGTGCTGAGAGTGTGCGCAGGATCGACCGGGATGCGGTCGAACTGTTCTACCTCCGGTGGGTCGCCGCTGAGCGTGCCACCCTCGTGCTGGCCGGCGACTTCCAGGGGGTCGACGTCGAGAGGGCGGCAGAGACCGCCTTCGGCGCCTGGGGCGCGAAGGCGGCGGCTGCCCTCGTTTCGGACCAGCACCCGCGCGCCGCCGCGGCGAGCCTCGTGATCGCCGACCGGCCGGGTGCGGTACAGAGCCAACTCGCCTTCGGCCTGAAGGCTCCGGACCGGCGTACACCGCACTGGGCGGATCTGATGGTCGCCGCGCGAGTCCTCGGCGGCGGCGTCAATTCCCGGCTGTCCGCGTCGCTGCGCGAGGACAAGGGCTACACGTACGGCATTCATGCCGGCTTCACGTCGCTCAGACGGGGCGGTCTGTTCTCCATCGACACCCCCGTGCAGACTGATGCGACGGCGCCCGCCGTCGACGAAGTCCTGGCGGTGACCGAGAAGTTCTGCGTGGACGGCCCGACCCGGGCCGAGTGCGCCGAGGCCGTCGACTTCATGACCGGCATCCACCCGCTACGGCATGAGACGGCCCGGGCGATAGCGGCGTCGGCCGCGATGCAGGCGGCGTTCAACCTCGGCGACAGTTACCTCGACGACTTGCAGGACGCGCTGCGGGCCGTGACCCCGGCCAGCGCCGCCGCCGCGTTCCGCGACCACGTCGACCCCGCCGACCTCACCCTTGTCGTAGCAGGCGATGCGGCTGTCATCAGCTCTGCGCTGAGCTCCACCACAGGCCGTGAAGCCAAGGTGATCTCCGTATGA
- a CDS encoding response regulator transcription factor, protein MTTVLIVDDQALQRLGFSMLLEQHPDLTLIGEATHGAEAVRKAAELKPDVVLMDVRMPGMDGIEATRRIIKSGGRSRILVLTTFDLDEYAYDALRAGASGFLLKDAMPDELVAGIRAVAAGDAVISPGLTRKLIDAFGSRLPGHTPEQQRQLARLTNREREVLTAIATGWSNTEIADRLSLAESTVKSHVSSILTKIGVRDRVQAVIFAYDAGLVRPA, encoded by the coding sequence ATGACCACCGTGCTCATCGTCGACGACCAGGCCCTGCAACGCCTCGGCTTCAGCATGCTCCTGGAACAGCACCCCGACCTCACTCTCATCGGTGAAGCCACCCACGGCGCCGAAGCCGTCCGCAAGGCCGCCGAGTTGAAGCCCGATGTCGTCCTCATGGACGTCCGCATGCCCGGCATGGACGGCATCGAGGCCACCAGACGCATCATCAAGTCCGGCGGCCGCTCCCGCATCCTGGTCCTGACCACCTTCGACCTCGACGAATACGCCTACGACGCCCTGCGCGCCGGAGCGTCCGGGTTCCTGCTCAAAGACGCCATGCCCGACGAACTCGTGGCGGGCATCCGCGCGGTGGCCGCCGGAGACGCCGTCATCTCGCCCGGGCTGACCCGCAAGCTCATCGACGCGTTCGGCAGCCGTCTGCCGGGCCACACGCCCGAACAGCAACGGCAGCTGGCCCGCCTCACCAACCGCGAACGCGAAGTACTCACCGCTATCGCCACCGGCTGGAGCAACACCGAGATCGCCGACCGCCTCTCCCTCGCCGAGTCCACCGTCAAGTCACACGTGAGCAGCATCCTCACCAAGATCGGGGTCCGGGACCGGGTCCAGGCCGTGATCTTCGCCTACGACGCCGGCCTCGTCAGGCCTGCCTGA
- a CDS encoding M16 family metallopeptidase: protein MTETSAGEIVEERLDNGLRVLVTENRTVDAVAVNLWYGVGSRDESPGRTGLAHLFEHLMFQGSQNVAAGEHMALLESFGADLNATTSFDRTNYFQTVPTRAFELALWLEADRMGGLPDALDQKNLDNQRDVVRNERRERMDNQPYGDGFERMLALLFPAGHGYHHMPIGSMEDLAAASLDDVRAFFHQHYAPANAVLTIAGNVRTRDALDKAAMYFDAVDAGDRWHRGQAADMPALEPLDKQVRADMSSRVPADALWCGWRIPADGTEDFDAAAIALRILGGGASSRLVERLTRHSRLAQAIEAGPNDLTGGTGVAMLIVAAQQDASLAEIETILDAELDRFAEEGPNEAEFAAALAQAERDWLESTTTLAGLADEVSRAACLFGTADRVAGAVARIRAVTPEQVRSVAQTWLRPQQRAQLIYRKEQS from the coding sequence ATGACTGAGACCTCTGCGGGGGAAATCGTCGAGGAGCGACTGGACAACGGACTGCGGGTGCTCGTCACCGAGAACCGCACGGTCGACGCCGTTGCCGTCAACCTCTGGTACGGGGTCGGTTCACGGGACGAGAGTCCGGGCCGGACCGGCCTGGCTCACCTGTTCGAGCACCTGATGTTCCAGGGGTCGCAGAACGTGGCCGCCGGGGAGCACATGGCCCTGCTCGAATCGTTCGGCGCCGATCTCAACGCGACCACCTCGTTCGACCGCACCAACTACTTCCAGACCGTGCCGACCCGGGCGTTCGAACTGGCGCTGTGGCTGGAGGCGGACCGGATGGGCGGCCTGCCGGACGCCCTGGACCAGAAGAACCTGGACAACCAGCGGGACGTCGTGCGCAACGAACGGCGCGAGCGCATGGACAACCAGCCCTACGGTGACGGCTTCGAGCGCATGCTGGCGCTGCTGTTCCCGGCCGGCCACGGCTATCACCACATGCCCATCGGATCGATGGAGGATCTGGCCGCCGCGTCACTGGACGATGTCCGCGCCTTCTTCCACCAGCACTACGCGCCGGCCAACGCCGTCCTGACCATCGCCGGCAACGTCCGCACCCGCGATGCACTCGACAAGGCGGCCATGTACTTCGACGCGGTCGACGCGGGAGACCGCTGGCACCGTGGACAGGCCGCCGACATGCCCGCGCTGGAGCCGTTGGACAAGCAGGTCCGCGCTGATATGAGCAGCAGGGTCCCCGCCGACGCGCTCTGGTGCGGGTGGCGTATCCCCGCGGACGGCACCGAGGACTTCGACGCAGCCGCGATCGCGCTGCGGATCCTCGGCGGCGGCGCGAGCAGCCGACTGGTCGAGCGTCTGACACGGCACAGCAGGCTGGCCCAGGCGATCGAGGCCGGGCCGAACGACCTCACCGGCGGGACAGGTGTCGCCATGCTGATCGTGGCGGCGCAGCAGGATGCCTCCCTGGCCGAGATCGAGACCATCCTGGACGCCGAGTTGGATCGCTTCGCGGAGGAAGGCCCGAACGAAGCGGAATTCGCCGCGGCCCTGGCGCAGGCCGAGCGGGACTGGCTGGAGAGCACCACGACGCTCGCCGGCCTGGCCGACGAGGTCTCCCGGGCCGCGTGCCTGTTCGGCACCGCCGACCGGGTCGCGGGTGCCGTCGCACGGATCCGAGCCGTCACGCCGGAGCAGGTGCGCTCCGTCGCCCAGACCTGGCTGCGCCCCCAGCAGCGGGCCCAGCTCATCTACCGCAAGGAGCAGTCATGA